In a genomic window of Curtobacterium sp. MCBD17_035:
- a CDS encoding prolyl oligopeptidase family serine peptidase — translation MPNDDATPFSDLDAFVALPRVDGIALSPDGTRVALTVSTLDHDRTGYTRSIWSVPTSGEGVPVRLTRSAKGESGVAFTRNGDVLFVSARPDADAAKDTEAGQVWLLPAAGGEARAVTRLAGGAGIAATAREADTVVISAGLLPGANDAEGRLLERDAELRAARKEHAVAAILHETHPVRFWDHDLGPDEPHLLALDLGDLHETLDAPVAPGTAAPDEVAVADAPVAVTAEYPADLPRPRDLTPFPGRSADTAGQALTPDGRTLVAALTVHEQRGVRAVLVAIDTETGERTTLFDEPDVFHEMPAVSHDGTTIAWVRAPRDTPAGPADREIWVADLDGGHARRIATEWDRWANEFVFDADDRALIATADQDGRAPVFRIPLDGSAVEQRTTDEHAYTGVAVDRATGVVVALRSSWAAPLHPVRIDPDGTVTALPTPAPLPAVPGRVEEVETTTADGTRVRGWLVLPPGASADAPAPFLLWIHGGPLSSWNAWSWRWSAMVAAARGYAVLLPDPALSTGYGLEFIARGWNAWGQAPYTDLLAITDAVVARPDVDETRTAAMGGSFGGYMANWVAGHTDRFDAIVTHASLWALDQFAGTTDASYYWQSIFTAEGMAENDPHRSVEAITTPMLVIHGDKDYRVPIGEGLRLWSELAEHHAEPDGTMPHRFLYFPNENHWILTPQHAKVWYETVFAFLAQHVLGEAWERPELLG, via the coding sequence ATGCCGAACGACGACGCCACACCGTTCTCCGACCTCGACGCCTTCGTGGCGCTCCCCCGTGTCGACGGCATCGCGCTGTCGCCGGACGGCACGCGCGTGGCGCTCACGGTGAGCACGCTCGACCACGACCGGACCGGGTACACCCGCTCGATCTGGTCCGTGCCGACGTCGGGCGAGGGCGTGCCGGTGCGGCTCACCCGCTCGGCGAAGGGCGAGAGCGGCGTCGCGTTCACCCGGAACGGCGACGTCCTGTTCGTCTCCGCCCGTCCGGACGCCGACGCCGCGAAGGACACCGAGGCCGGTCAGGTGTGGCTCCTGCCCGCCGCCGGCGGCGAGGCCCGGGCGGTCACGCGACTCGCCGGTGGTGCGGGCATCGCGGCGACCGCGCGGGAGGCCGACACCGTGGTCATCAGCGCGGGGCTGCTCCCGGGTGCGAACGACGCCGAGGGGCGCCTGCTCGAACGCGACGCCGAACTCCGCGCGGCCCGGAAGGAGCACGCCGTCGCGGCGATCCTGCACGAGACCCACCCGGTCCGCTTCTGGGACCACGACCTCGGACCCGACGAGCCGCACCTGTTGGCGCTCGACCTCGGCGACCTGCACGAGACCCTCGACGCTCCCGTCGCACCGGGCACCGCAGCCCCGGACGAGGTCGCGGTGGCCGACGCACCGGTCGCCGTCACCGCCGAGTACCCCGCGGACCTCCCGCGCCCGCGCGACCTCACGCCGTTCCCCGGGCGCTCCGCCGACACGGCCGGGCAGGCGCTGACACCGGACGGCCGCACGCTCGTGGCGGCCCTCACGGTGCACGAGCAGCGCGGTGTCCGGGCCGTGCTCGTCGCGATCGACACCGAGACCGGCGAGCGCACCACGCTGTTCGACGAGCCGGACGTGTTCCACGAGATGCCGGCCGTCAGCCACGACGGCACGACGATCGCTTGGGTGCGCGCCCCGCGGGACACCCCGGCCGGGCCCGCCGACCGTGAGATCTGGGTGGCCGACCTCGACGGCGGCCACGCCCGACGCATCGCGACGGAGTGGGACCGCTGGGCGAACGAGTTCGTGTTCGACGCCGACGACCGCGCCCTCATCGCCACCGCGGACCAAGACGGCCGCGCGCCGGTGTTCCGGATCCCGCTCGACGGGAGCGCCGTCGAACAGCGCACCACGGACGAGCACGCGTACACCGGGGTGGCGGTCGACCGGGCGACCGGCGTCGTCGTCGCGCTCCGGTCCTCCTGGGCGGCGCCGCTGCACCCGGTCCGGATCGACCCCGACGGCACCGTGACCGCCCTGCCGACCCCCGCGCCGCTGCCCGCGGTGCCGGGCCGCGTCGAGGAGGTCGAGACGACGACCGCGGACGGCACGCGCGTGCGCGGCTGGCTCGTCCTGCCGCCGGGCGCGTCGGCCGACGCGCCCGCGCCGTTCCTGCTGTGGATCCACGGTGGACCGCTCAGCAGCTGGAACGCCTGGAGCTGGCGGTGGAGTGCCATGGTCGCCGCGGCGCGGGGCTACGCGGTCCTGCTGCCGGACCCGGCGCTGTCCACGGGGTACGGCCTCGAGTTCATCGCGCGCGGCTGGAACGCCTGGGGGCAGGCGCCCTACACCGACCTCCTCGCCATCACCGACGCCGTCGTGGCGCGGCCCGACGTCGACGAGACCCGCACCGCGGCCATGGGTGGCTCCTTCGGCGGCTACATGGCGAACTGGGTCGCCGGGCACACCGACCGCTTCGACGCGATCGTCACGCACGCGAGCCTCTGGGCGCTCGACCAGTTCGCCGGCACCACCGACGCGTCGTACTACTGGCAGTCCATCTTCACGGCCGAGGGCATGGCCGAGAACGACCCGCACCGGTCCGTGGAAGCGATCACGACACCGATGCTCGTGATCCACGGCGACAAGGACTACCGCGTGCCGATCGGCGAGGGGCTGCGGCTCTGGTCGGAGCTGGCCGAGCACCACGCCGAGCCCGACGGCACCATGCCGCACCGGTTCCTGTACTTCCCGAACGAGAACCACTGGATCCTCACGCCGCAGCACGCGAAGGTCTGGTACGAGACGGTGTTCGCGTTCCTCGCCCAGCACGTGCTCGGCGAGGCCTGGGAGCGGCCGGAACTGCTCGGGTGA
- a CDS encoding NADPH:quinone reductase, which yields MRSIVYTHTGDPSVLELVERDVPEPGPGEVRVRVVRSGVNPTDWKSRRGGTDGSRLPFPEVTPNQDGAGVVDALGDGVDGLVVGDRVWTFLSAQQRPTGTAQEYTVLPRERVAALPDGVDWDVAASLGVPALTAHRALTVHEDGPTRLGPGALAGRTVLVAGGAGAVGHAAIQLAAWSGARVASTISSPAKAALATAAGAHATVNYHDDDAADQVRAFAPDGVDIVVEVAIPQNADLDAQVLATRGVIAMYANNGGDEATLQVRPNMALNARYQFVLLYTMGEVALRAAVEDVTAALRDGALPVGEEHGLPITRFPLERTADAHDAVEHDAVGKVLIDVQPE from the coding sequence ATGCGATCGATCGTCTACACCCACACCGGTGACCCCTCCGTCCTCGAGCTCGTCGAGCGGGACGTCCCCGAGCCCGGTCCGGGCGAGGTCCGCGTCCGGGTGGTCCGTTCCGGCGTGAACCCGACCGACTGGAAGTCGCGGCGCGGCGGCACGGACGGGTCTCGGTTGCCGTTCCCCGAGGTCACCCCCAACCAGGACGGCGCAGGCGTGGTCGACGCCCTCGGCGACGGTGTCGACGGCCTGGTGGTCGGTGACCGTGTCTGGACCTTCCTCTCCGCGCAGCAGCGTCCGACGGGCACCGCGCAGGAGTACACCGTCCTGCCACGGGAGCGTGTCGCGGCGTTGCCCGACGGCGTCGACTGGGACGTGGCCGCGTCGCTCGGGGTCCCCGCACTGACCGCGCACCGCGCGCTCACCGTGCACGAGGACGGGCCGACACGTCTCGGTCCCGGGGCGCTCGCGGGACGGACCGTGCTCGTCGCCGGTGGCGCGGGTGCCGTCGGGCACGCCGCCATCCAGCTCGCCGCCTGGTCCGGTGCCCGTGTCGCCTCGACGATCAGCAGCCCCGCGAAAGCAGCACTCGCGACCGCGGCCGGCGCCCACGCGACCGTCAACTACCACGACGACGACGCCGCGGACCAGGTCCGGGCGTTCGCGCCGGACGGCGTCGACATCGTGGTGGAGGTGGCCATCCCGCAGAACGCCGACCTCGACGCGCAGGTGCTCGCCACCCGCGGTGTCATCGCGATGTACGCGAACAACGGGGGCGACGAGGCCACGCTGCAGGTCCGGCCGAACATGGCCCTGAACGCGCGGTACCAGTTCGTCCTGCTCTACACGATGGGCGAGGTGGCGCTCCGCGCGGCGGTCGAGGACGTCACCGCGGCCCTGCGCGACGGGGCGCTGCCCGTCGGCGAGGAGCACGGCCTCCCGATCACGCGGTTCCCGCTCGAGCGGACGGCCGACGCGCACGACGCCGTCGAGCACGACGCGGTCGGCAAGGTGCTCATCGACGTCCAGCCCGAGTGA
- a CDS encoding acyl-CoA dehydrogenase family protein, with protein sequence MSTTTPAAAAPLDTTERVQRAHLEADFYRFQDDLTDVERERVLALRAFMEDRVAPIADRTWADAEFPTHLIRPLAETGVLGSGIPLVARFENSAVYRGWAALEMGRVDAGMATFVGVQSGLAMNAIAVAGSEDQQRAWLPRMATGELVGAFGLTEPRSGSDSARGLRTTARREGDTWVLDGEKRWIGNATFADVVVIWAKDVADGQVKGFLVTTDSPGFTATKIEDKISLRTVQNADIVLRDVRVPEERRLQRARSFRDTAAVLRLTRCEVAWQAIGIAVGAYEAALRYAREREQFGKPIARHQLVQDLLVRSVGNITASIALCTQASALQDRGDHRDEFSALAKAFATARMRETVGWCREVLGGNGIVLGAGVARSFADAEAIYSYEGTREMNTLIVGRAITGHAAFV encoded by the coding sequence ATGTCAACGACGACCCCCGCCGCCGCTGCACCGCTCGACACGACCGAGCGCGTGCAGCGGGCCCACCTCGAGGCCGACTTCTACCGCTTCCAGGACGACCTCACGGACGTCGAGCGCGAACGCGTCCTGGCGCTCCGCGCATTCATGGAGGACCGGGTCGCCCCGATCGCCGACCGCACGTGGGCGGACGCGGAGTTCCCGACGCACCTCATCCGGCCGCTCGCCGAGACCGGGGTACTCGGATCCGGGATCCCGCTCGTCGCCCGGTTCGAGAACTCGGCGGTGTACCGGGGGTGGGCGGCCCTCGAGATGGGCCGCGTCGACGCGGGCATGGCGACCTTCGTCGGCGTGCAGTCCGGCCTCGCCATGAACGCCATCGCCGTCGCGGGCAGCGAGGACCAGCAGCGCGCATGGCTGCCGCGCATGGCCACCGGCGAACTCGTCGGTGCGTTCGGCCTGACGGAACCGCGCTCGGGGTCGGACTCGGCCCGCGGTCTCCGCACCACGGCCCGACGCGAGGGCGACACCTGGGTCCTCGACGGCGAGAAGCGCTGGATCGGCAACGCGACCTTCGCCGACGTCGTCGTGATCTGGGCGAAGGACGTGGCCGACGGGCAGGTCAAGGGATTCCTCGTGACCACGGACTCGCCGGGGTTCACCGCCACGAAGATCGAGGACAAGATCTCGCTCCGGACGGTGCAGAACGCCGACATCGTGCTCCGCGACGTGCGTGTCCCCGAGGAGCGGCGGCTGCAGCGTGCCCGGTCGTTCCGCGACACCGCGGCGGTGCTCCGGCTCACCCGGTGCGAGGTCGCGTGGCAGGCGATCGGCATCGCCGTCGGTGCGTACGAGGCCGCCCTCCGGTACGCGCGGGAGCGCGAGCAGTTCGGCAAGCCGATCGCGCGGCACCAGCTGGTGCAGGACCTCCTGGTCCGCTCGGTCGGCAACATCACCGCCTCGATCGCGCTGTGCACCCAGGCGTCGGCGCTGCAGGACCGCGGCGATCACCGCGACGAGTTCTCCGCGCTGGCCAAGGCGTTCGCGACGGCGCGGATGCGCGAGACCGTCGGCTGGTGTCGCGAGGTCCTCGGCGGCAACGGCATCGTCCTGGGCGCGGGCGTCGCGCGGTCCTTCGCCGACGCCGAGGCGATCTACTCGTACGAGGGCACCCGCGAGATGAACACGCTCATCGTGGGACGTGCGATCACGGGGCACGCCGCGTTCGTGTGA
- a CDS encoding enoyl-CoA hydratase/isomerase family protein, with the protein MTPNSTERTTGSTVAGDSTGLPTVPDGNGTPGSGATGSGHAHPWQGIRLEHLDAGVSRLVIDNPTRMNAVDADVFREIGEAARHLRRDGTRALVLTGAGDRAFCAGYDLAALPALRATTVPAFLDIEDTASEAVQALHDLPFPVVAAVNGAASGGGLSLALAADVRLGVRRASFNAAFVKVGFSIGELGTSWMLPRVVGPGMAAELAFTGRVVRSDEALAIGLLDRIVDTTADDAVAALQAEAVALATAYAGPDRRGTRIGKRSLGRAGETPSYEVAVRQAFGDRA; encoded by the coding sequence ATGACGCCGAACTCCACCGAACGCACGACCGGCAGCACCGTCGCTGGTGACAGCACGGGCCTGCCGACGGTCCCGGACGGAAACGGCACGCCCGGCAGCGGCGCGACCGGCTCCGGACACGCGCACCCCTGGCAGGGCATCCGTCTCGAGCACCTCGACGCCGGTGTCAGCCGCCTGGTCATCGACAACCCCACGCGGATGAACGCCGTGGACGCCGACGTCTTCCGCGAGATCGGGGAGGCCGCGCGGCACCTGCGGCGCGACGGCACGCGCGCGCTCGTGCTCACGGGCGCCGGCGACCGCGCGTTCTGCGCCGGGTACGACCTCGCCGCGCTCCCGGCCCTGCGCGCGACGACGGTCCCGGCGTTCCTCGACATCGAGGACACCGCGAGCGAGGCCGTCCAGGCGCTCCACGACCTGCCGTTCCCGGTCGTCGCCGCGGTGAACGGCGCTGCCTCCGGCGGTGGCCTGTCCCTGGCGCTCGCGGCCGACGTGCGGCTCGGTGTGCGGCGTGCCTCCTTCAACGCGGCGTTCGTCAAGGTCGGCTTCTCGATCGGCGAGCTCGGGACGTCGTGGATGCTCCCCCGCGTCGTCGGCCCCGGCATGGCCGCCGAGCTGGCGTTCACCGGTCGGGTCGTCCGTTCGGACGAAGCCCTGGCGATCGGGCTGCTCGACCGGATCGTCGACACGACCGCCGACGACGCCGTGGCCGCGTTGCAGGCCGAGGCCGTCGCGCTCGCCACGGCGTACGCGGGCCCCGACCGCCGTGGCACGCGCATCGGCAAGCGATCGCTCGGGAGGGCCGGGGAGACCCCGTCGTACGAGGTCGCGGTCCGGCAGGCGTTCGGGGACCGGGCGTGA
- a CDS encoding DoxX family protein, translating to MRHPGTTAATTATTLLRVALGAVLVAHGSQKLFGAFGGGGIEGTAQGMHAMGFRPARPHAVLAGLGEAGSGAALVLGLGTPVAGAGAATTMGTAASIHVPNGFFNADGGFEFPAFLGFAASMFALGGPGAVSLDHATGHVFDRPWMRGLALAAVPVAIAVQVTRRKRALAADQTEPPAESTAETPEAAGSSDPEEG from the coding sequence ATGCGTCATCCGGGAACCACGGCGGCGACCACCGCAACGACCCTGCTCCGCGTCGCCCTCGGGGCGGTGCTCGTCGCGCACGGTTCGCAGAAGCTCTTCGGGGCGTTCGGCGGTGGTGGCATCGAGGGCACCGCGCAGGGCATGCACGCGATGGGCTTCCGGCCGGCGAGACCGCACGCCGTGCTCGCGGGGCTCGGTGAGGCGGGGTCGGGAGCGGCGCTCGTGCTGGGGCTCGGGACCCCCGTGGCCGGTGCCGGCGCGGCGACGACCATGGGCACGGCGGCGAGCATCCACGTGCCGAACGGGTTCTTCAACGCCGACGGCGGGTTCGAGTTCCCCGCGTTCCTGGGATTCGCCGCGTCGATGTTCGCGCTCGGTGGGCCGGGAGCGGTCTCCCTCGACCACGCGACCGGGCACGTGTTCGACCGCCCGTGGATGCGCGGCCTGGCCCTGGCGGCCGTCCCGGTCGCGATCGCCGTGCAGGTCACGCGCCGGAAGCGGGCGCTCGCGGCGGACCAGACCGAGCCTCCGGCGGAGAGCACGGCCGAGACGCCGGAGGCGGCGGGGTCCTCGGACCCCGAGGAGGGCTGA
- a CDS encoding enoyl-CoA hydratase-related protein, giving the protein MSSPGSDPAPVRVERPAPGVVVATLDRPDAGNALDVAMVQALEDLADAVRADVDVRVLVIGASGSAFSLGYDVAESADRTDATVPDDLDRQERTADALAAIRALRVPVVAAVGGPAAGTGLALALVADIRLAGPDAVFQASFTALGTSAGEYGVSWLLPRLVGPAVAADLAFTARAVDADEAAALRLVNRVVPDVDAAALELARTIAANSPVGVRLSKRAMQANLEVPSYDAALELENRGQTLLTRTSDMAEALEAFLEKRQASFSNR; this is encoded by the coding sequence GTGAGCAGCCCTGGATCCGATCCCGCGCCCGTCCGCGTCGAGCGCCCCGCGCCGGGCGTCGTCGTCGCCACACTCGACCGACCCGACGCCGGCAACGCGCTGGACGTCGCGATGGTCCAGGCGCTCGAGGACCTGGCGGACGCGGTCCGTGCCGACGTCGACGTCCGGGTCCTGGTGATCGGCGCCTCGGGATCCGCGTTCAGCCTGGGCTACGACGTCGCCGAGTCCGCGGACCGCACGGACGCGACCGTCCCGGACGACCTCGACCGACAGGAGCGCACCGCCGACGCACTCGCGGCGATCCGCGCCCTCCGCGTGCCCGTGGTCGCCGCCGTGGGCGGACCGGCCGCCGGGACGGGCCTGGCACTCGCGCTCGTCGCCGACATCCGGCTCGCCGGGCCCGATGCGGTGTTCCAGGCGTCGTTCACCGCACTCGGCACCTCCGCCGGCGAGTACGGCGTGTCGTGGCTGCTCCCCCGACTGGTGGGCCCCGCGGTCGCGGCGGACCTCGCGTTCACCGCCCGCGCGGTCGACGCCGACGAGGCCGCCGCCCTGCGTCTCGTGAACCGGGTCGTGCCGGACGTCGACGCCGCCGCGCTCGAGCTGGCGCGGACGATCGCCGCGAACTCCCCCGTGGGCGTCCGACTGTCGAAGCGCGCGATGCAGGCCAACCTCGAGGTCCCGTCGTACGACGCGGCGCTCGAGCTCGAGAACCGCGGCCAGACCCTGCTCACCCGGACCTCCGACATGGCGGAAGCGCTCGAGGCGTTCCTCGAGAAGCGCCAGGCGTCGTTCTCGAACCGATGA
- a CDS encoding QsdR family transcriptional regulator, whose protein sequence is MREARLGQHGTALVPSTLSARLEAHPDALRAFRSARHRFVDGERIDMGRLAAELGVDRTSLFRWVGNRDQLLSEVLWSLAVPTLDAADRAVTTTGAARIVGVLTRFTADLIEAPYFRVFLTREPSRALRLLTTTDSDVQRRLVAVVATLIDEESSAARFDPAPLSAREVASLLVRISESFSYADLISGEPPDADRARAAFEYVLRPSAPTTPRPSDPAAG, encoded by the coding sequence ATGCGGGAGGCGCGGCTCGGCCAGCACGGCACGGCGCTCGTCCCGAGCACCCTCTCCGCCCGTCTGGAGGCCCATCCCGACGCCCTCCGCGCGTTCCGTTCCGCGCGACACCGGTTCGTGGACGGCGAGCGGATCGACATGGGCCGCCTGGCCGCCGAGCTCGGCGTCGACCGCACGAGCCTGTTCCGCTGGGTCGGCAACCGGGACCAGCTGCTGTCCGAGGTGCTGTGGTCCCTGGCCGTGCCGACGCTCGACGCGGCCGACCGCGCCGTGACCACCACCGGTGCCGCCCGGATCGTCGGCGTGCTGACCCGGTTCACGGCCGACCTCATCGAGGCGCCGTACTTCCGCGTGTTCCTGACGCGGGAGCCCTCGCGCGCGCTGCGACTGCTCACGACCACGGACAGCGACGTGCAGCGCCGGCTCGTCGCGGTCGTCGCCACCCTGATCGACGAGGAATCGTCCGCGGCGCGCTTCGATCCCGCGCCACTGTCGGCACGCGAGGTGGCATCGTTGCTCGTCCGGATCTCGGAGTCGTTCTCGTACGCCGACCTCATCTCGGGCGAGCCGCCGGACGCCGACCGCGCTCGCGCCGCCTTCGAGTACGTCCTCCGTCCGTCCGCGCCGACCACCCCGCGCCCGTCCGACCCGGCCGCCGGATAG
- a CDS encoding helix-turn-helix domain-containing protein, with product MTTTDAPRHEAYSPYARDCPTRQLLDRIGDRWTVLTLGALVDGPRRYSAIAGRVDGVSQKMLTQTLRALERDGLVTRTVFPEIPPHVEYALTDAGWSLRTVLAGLEDWATGHMDDVLAARAAYDER from the coding sequence ATGACCACGACGGACGCACCACGGCACGAGGCGTACAGCCCGTACGCGCGGGACTGCCCCACCCGGCAACTGCTCGACCGCATCGGTGACCGGTGGACCGTCCTCACGCTCGGGGCGCTCGTCGACGGGCCACGGCGGTACTCCGCGATCGCGGGGCGGGTCGACGGCGTGTCACAGAAGATGCTGACGCAGACGCTGCGGGCGCTCGAGCGGGACGGCCTCGTCACGCGCACGGTGTTCCCGGAGATCCCGCCGCACGTCGAGTACGCCCTGACCGATGCCGGGTGGTCGCTCCGGACCGTGCTCGCCGGGCTCGAGGACTGGGCGACCGGCCACATGGACGACGTCCTCGCGGCCCGCGCGGCGTACGACGAACGCTGA
- a CDS encoding NAD(P)H-dependent oxidoreductase yields MPTLLHLDSSADLAASRSRALTAVFADAWRARGADHTVTYRDLHVHPLPHLEASALHWPAAERRPGADVPAGSQELLQSVVDELLAADVLLVGAPLYNYSLPSTLKTWIDRVHLPGVLVPDAGSTGPLAGRPAVVVVTRGGAYDAGTPTEGWDHGTPVLELILGTALGMDVHTVTASTTLAETVPALAPYRERARAEFAEAERELARLGGSLG; encoded by the coding sequence ATGCCCACGCTCCTGCACCTCGACTCGTCCGCCGACCTCGCCGCGTCGCGGTCCCGTGCCCTCACCGCGGTGTTCGCGGACGCCTGGCGGGCTCGTGGTGCCGACCACACCGTCACGTACCGGGACCTGCACGTGCACCCGCTCCCCCACCTCGAGGCATCGGCGTTGCACTGGCCGGCCGCGGAACGCCGGCCCGGCGCGGACGTCCCCGCCGGATCGCAGGAGCTCCTGCAGTCCGTCGTCGACGAGCTGCTCGCCGCGGACGTCCTGCTCGTCGGGGCGCCGCTCTACAACTACTCGCTGCCGTCGACCCTGAAGACCTGGATCGACCGGGTGCACCTGCCCGGGGTGCTCGTGCCGGACGCCGGGTCGACCGGCCCGCTCGCCGGGCGTCCCGCGGTGGTGGTCGTCACCCGCGGTGGCGCCTACGACGCGGGGACCCCGACCGAGGGCTGGGACCACGGAACGCCCGTGCTCGAGCTGATCCTCGGGACCGCACTCGGCATGGACGTCCACACCGTGACCGCGAGCACGACCCTCGCCGAGACCGTCCCCGCGCTCGCGCCGTACCGGGAGCGTGCCCGAGCGGAGTTCGCCGAGGCCGAGCGCGAACTGGCGCGGCTCGGGGGCTCGCTGGGCTGA
- a CDS encoding MBL fold metallo-hydrolase has protein sequence MTTPAPTSPPTPVSTLQAEAFAAGTLPPVEQVRDGVWTLAIPFAAGVPDSTLTYVLEAADGSLVVVDPGWGTEPTLAVLRDGLATIGRTLDDVGLVAVTHLHVDHLGAAAAVRNASGARVAMHPAEARAIRHQDEDRRRDDEDIARWGVPEPLRAGLVRAWGTGRRLPDVEADLLVEDGDVLPVAGRELRALWTPGHTTGHLCFVDAPDGLLFTGDHVLPRINSGLGLGGRTDTNPLEDYLASLDRLADLAELEVCPGHEYRFRDVRARAATLADHRRERGEHVAAALDTLDRPTLFEVAAHVPFRGGIASMTGYLLASALAQTAFHARLLGRSDEIRPA, from the coding sequence GTGACGACCCCGGCGCCGACCAGTCCGCCCACCCCCGTCAGCACCCTGCAGGCCGAGGCGTTCGCCGCGGGCACCCTGCCGCCCGTCGAGCAGGTCCGGGACGGCGTCTGGACCCTCGCGATCCCGTTCGCCGCGGGCGTCCCCGACTCCACGCTCACGTACGTGCTCGAGGCCGCCGACGGGTCGCTCGTCGTCGTGGACCCGGGCTGGGGCACCGAACCGACGCTCGCGGTGCTCCGGGACGGCCTCGCCACGATCGGTCGGACCCTCGACGACGTCGGACTCGTCGCCGTGACGCACCTGCACGTCGACCACCTCGGCGCGGCGGCGGCCGTCCGGAACGCCTCCGGCGCGCGGGTCGCGATGCACCCGGCGGAGGCGCGAGCGATCCGCCACCAGGACGAGGACCGTCGGCGGGACGACGAGGACATCGCACGCTGGGGCGTGCCGGAGCCGCTGCGCGCCGGCCTGGTGCGGGCCTGGGGAACGGGGCGGCGCCTCCCGGACGTCGAGGCGGACCTGCTCGTGGAGGACGGGGACGTCCTGCCGGTCGCGGGGCGCGAACTCCGGGCCCTGTGGACGCCGGGCCACACGACCGGACACCTGTGCTTCGTCGACGCGCCGGACGGACTCCTGTTCACCGGCGACCACGTGCTCCCGCGGATCAACTCCGGGCTGGGGCTCGGGGGTCGGACGGACACGAACCCGCTCGAGGACTACCTGGCGTCGCTCGACCGACTCGCCGACCTCGCGGAGCTCGAGGTGTGTCCCGGACACGAGTACCGGTTCCGCGACGTGCGCGCCCGGGCCGCGACGCTCGCCGACCACCGGCGGGAACGGGGCGAGCACGTCGCCGCGGCACTCGACACGCTCGACCGCCCCACGCTGTTCGAGGTCGCGGCGCACGTGCCGTTCCGTGGGGGCATCGCGTCGATGACCGGGTACCTGCTCGCGTCCGCGCTCGCCCAGACCGCGTTCCACGCACGGTTGCTCGGGCGGTCGGACGAGATCCGACCGGCCTGA
- a CDS encoding patatin-like phospholipase family protein, translated as MTDLPDLTDRPQHTAIVLGGGGVAGIAWELGLLSGLLEAGIPLADADLVVGTSAGSVVGTLLRTGGVADAYGQQVDDVPWDYEEPASPDWAAIGAQFVAALQGATGDQDARARIGRLARTVTSGQSQEERIASFRATFPADTWPDAPLGITTVDATDGSFRVLTAADGVPLTRAIAASCSVPLVWSPVTVDGRPYVDGGARSGTNADAAAGYERVLVIACRAEDPSPTGPWLDRAVAGLRHDGSAVEVVVADATSQAAYGTNVLALSTRAPAAHAGRAQAAAVAARVRDFWVG; from the coding sequence GTGACCGACCTGCCGGACCTGACCGACCGCCCACAGCACACCGCGATCGTCCTGGGCGGAGGTGGCGTCGCCGGCATCGCGTGGGAGCTCGGGCTCCTGAGCGGGCTGCTCGAGGCCGGGATCCCGCTCGCCGACGCCGATCTCGTGGTCGGGACGAGCGCCGGCAGCGTCGTGGGCACCCTGCTCCGGACGGGTGGCGTCGCGGACGCCTACGGTCAGCAGGTCGATGACGTGCCGTGGGACTACGAGGAACCGGCCTCGCCCGACTGGGCCGCGATCGGCGCGCAGTTCGTGGCCGCGCTCCAGGGCGCCACGGGCGACCAGGACGCTCGCGCCCGCATCGGTCGCCTCGCGCGCACCGTGACGTCGGGACAGAGCCAGGAGGAACGCATCGCCTCGTTCCGCGCGACGTTCCCCGCCGACACGTGGCCGGACGCGCCCCTCGGCATCACCACCGTCGACGCGACCGACGGGTCGTTCCGGGTGCTCACCGCCGCCGACGGCGTCCCGTTGACCCGCGCGATCGCGGCGAGCTGCTCCGTGCCCCTCGTGTGGTCCCCGGTGACCGTCGACGGCCGCCCGTACGTCGACGGCGGCGCCCGCTCGGGGACGAACGCGGACGCCGCGGCGGGGTACGAGCGCGTGCTCGTCATCGCCTGCAGGGCGGAGGACCCGAGCCCGACCGGTCCGTGGCTCGACCGCGCGGTGGCCGGTCTGCGGCACGACGGTTCGGCCGTCGAGGTGGTCGTCGCGGACGCCACGAGCCAGGCCGCCTACGGCACGAACGTCCTGGCGCTGTCGACCCGGGCCCCCGCCGCGCACGCCGGTCGGGCGCAGGCGGCCGCCGTGGCCGCGCGCGTCCGCGACTTCTGGGTCGGCTGA